The following are encoded in a window of Amaranthus tricolor cultivar Red isolate AtriRed21 chromosome 2, ASM2621246v1, whole genome shotgun sequence genomic DNA:
- the LOC130805014 gene encoding carboxylesterase 1-like — MDEYPTKLLMFTLLTTYFFHIQANLDQTKSLNPQNFTIIDPYLALHLIQNPDGSITRIKDFYPTVPPNTSRSLAFSKDVSLNPDKKTWIRVYLPNKPEPIKNLPIIVYSHGGGFVILSTTTPNFDSFLSNMASQLSVLVVSVEYRLAPEHRLPSAYDDVLEALFWIKDKKDEWVIKYGDVSKCILMGESVGGNIAYTVGLKASHLINNLQPLIIRGLVLIQPVFGGVYRTRSELRLGGNTGDLPLVIPDFLWNLSLPIGANRNHPYCNPIIHGGSGSELRKIRELGWPVLIAGCDGDLFIDKQVEVYKFLKKNGVNVASYFSEGDYHGVFVTKPSKARKLFNFVRVNFIKILYHTILSYSVNSVK; from the coding sequence ATGGATGAATATCCAACCAAACTACTAATGTTCACTCTATTAACAACTTATTTCTTCCATATTCAAGCTAATCTTGATcaaacaaaatcattaaacCCTCAAAATTTTACCATTATTGATCCATATCTAGCCCTCCACCTCATTCAAAACCCGGATGGATCAATAACCCGAATAAAAGACTTCTACCCTACGGTACCACCCAACACTTCTCGTTCTCTTGCATTCTCTAAAGATGTCTCTTTGAACCCGGATAAAAAAACATGGATCCGGGTTTACCTACCCAACAAACCCGAACCCATTAAAAACCTACCCATCATTGTTTACTCCCATGGTGGTGGGTTTGTAATTCTAAGCACAACCACACCTAACTTTGACTCGTTTCTCTCCAACATGGCGAGTCAACTCAGTGTGTTAGTTGTCTCGGTTGAGTATCGACTCGCTCCTGAACACCGCCTTCCATCTGCGTACGACGACGTTTTGGAGGCTTTGTTTTGGATTAAAGACAAAAAAGATGAATGGGTTATAAAATATGGTGATGTATCAAAGTGTATTTTAATGGGGGAGAGTGTAGGGGGGAACATTGCATACACCGTTGGATTAAAAGCATCACATTTGATCAACAACTTACAACCGTTGATTATTAGGGGTTTGGTTTTGATCCAACCCGTTTTTGGTGGGGTTTATCGAACTAGATCCGAATTAAGACTAGGTGGTAATACGGGTGATTTGCCTTTGGTTATACCTGATTTTTTGTGGAATTTATCTTTACCTATTGGCGCTAATAGAAACCACCCGTATTGTAACCCGATTATACATGGCGGGTCAGGTAGTGAATTGAGGAAAATTAGAGAGTTGGGTTGGCCCGTTTTGATAGCGGGTTGTGATGGagatttattcattgataagCAAGTTGAGGTGTACAAGTTTTTGAAGAAAAATGGTGTGAATGTTGCGAGTTATTTTAGTGAAGGTGATTATCATGGTGTGTTTGTTACTAAGCCTTCGAAAGCTCGAAAACTCTTCAATTTTGTGCgagttaattttattaaaatattatatcacactatattatcatattcagTAAATTCTGTCAAATAA
- the LOC130807025 gene encoding probable carboxylesterase 120: MEAIKNSTKLLIFFFLITFLALKIQSQTLNQTNSTNDPYKLLHIIHNPNGTITRIKEFYPTVPPNTSLSLAYSKDVSLNPKKKTWVRVYLPNRPEPINLPIIVYAHGGGFILLSTATPNFDSFLSNTASQLTVLVVSIEYRLAPEHRLPAAYDDVLEALHWVKAKKDNWVKKYGDISKCILMGESAGGNIAYTVGLRASHLINKLKPLDIRGLVLIQPFFGGINRTQSEISLPDSSGLPLAITDLMWNLSLPLGANRNHQYCNPIIKNGSKKFKIMKELGWRVAIAGCDGDRLFDKQVELYKYLKKQRVNVIGNFSKGDYHGVFVTEPAKIKMVLEFIRNVFSSYLS, encoded by the coding sequence ATGGAAGCCATCAAAAACTCAACCAAATTACTAATCTTCTTTTTTCTAATCACATTTTTAGCACTCAAAATCCAATCCCAAACTCTTAATCAAACAAATTCAACTAATGACCCTTACAAACTCCTCCACATTATTCATAATCCCAATGGAACAATTACTCGAATCAAAGAATTTTATCCAACTGTTCCACCAAACACATCCTTATCTCTTGCTTACTCTAAAGATGTTTCtcttaaccctaaaaaaaagaCATGGGTTCGAGTCTATTTACCCAATAGACCCGAACCCATTAACCTACCCATCATAGTTTACGCCCATGGTGGTGGGTTCATCCTCTTAAGTACAGCTACACCTAACTTCGACTCGTTTCTATCCAACACGGCGAGTCAACTCACCGTGTTAGTAGTCTCGATCGAGTATAGACTCGCACCCGAGCACCGCCTCCCAGCCGCGTACGACGACGTTTTGGAGGCGTTGCATTGGGTGAAAGCGAAAAAAGATAATTGGGTAAAAAAATATGGAGATATATCCAAGTGTATTCTTATGGGGGAAAGTGCAGGAGGAAATATTGCTTACACCGTTGGATTAAGAGCATCTCATTTGATTAATAAACTAAAACCGTTGGATATCCGCGGTTTGGTTTTAATCCAACCCTTTTTCGGTGGTATAAACCGAACCCAATCCGAAATAAGTCTACCCGATAGTAGCGGTTTGCCATTAGCAATAACCGATTTAATGTGGAATTTGTCATTACCACTTGGAGCAAATCGAAACCATCAATATTGCAACCCAATTATAAAAAACGggtcaaaaaaatttaaaattatgaaagaaTTGGGTTGGCGGGTCGCGATTGCGGGTTGTGATGGAGATAGGCTATTTGACAAGCAAGTAGAattgtataaatatttaaagaaacaaAGGGTTAATGTAATTGGTAATTTTAGTAAAGGGGATTATCATGGTGTATTTGTTACTGAACCGGCGAAAATTAAAATGGTTCTTGAATTTATTAGAAATGTATTTTCTTCTTACTTGAGTTAG
- the LOC130807026 gene encoding carboxylesterase 1-like, producing MQIPNMLVVFSLLIPLILPFNTQAFNQSNKFNFQISTTDPFEFLGFVLNPDGSLTRNRNPTVPPNTTSSLAFSKDIPLNPKKKTWIRVYLPNNTKPRSGKPPIIIFSHGGGFIVGSAAAPDVDSFLSITASQLSMLIVSVEYRLAPEHRLPAAYNHVVEALYWVKEKKDNWVKKFGDFTNCIITGESAGGNIAYTIGVKASHFAKKN from the coding sequence ATGCAAATCCCAAATATGTTAGTAGTCTTTTCCCTCTTAATTCCACTAATATTACCATTCAATACTCAAGCATTCAATCAAAGcaataaattcaattttcaaaTATCCACCACCGACCCGTTCGAATTTCTCGGTTTTGTTCTGAACCCGGATGGATCATTAACCCGAAACCGAAATCCGACAGTACCACCCAACACAACTTCATCTCTTGCTTTCTCCAAAGATATCCCTCTCAATCCAAAAAAGAAAACTTGGATCCGGGTCTACTTACCCAACAACACCAAACCCAGATCCGGTAAACCCCCAATTATTATCTTTTCCCATGGTGGTGGGTTCATTGTAGGAAGCGCAGCCGCACCCGACGTCGATTCATTTCTCTCCATTACAGCGAGTCAACTCAGCATGCTAATCGTCTCCGTCGAGTACCGACTCGCTCCCGAGCACCGCCTTCCAGCCGCCTATAACCACGTTGTAGAGGCGTTGTATTGGGTTAAGGAAAAGAAAGACAATTGGGTGAAAAAATTTGGGGATTTTACAAATTGTATCATAACGGGTGAAAGTGCGGGAGGAAATATTGCGTACACTATAGGGGTAAAAGCATctcattttgcaaaaaaaaattag